One segment of Anastrepha obliqua isolate idAnaObli1 chromosome 3, idAnaObli1_1.0, whole genome shotgun sequence DNA contains the following:
- the LOC129242631 gene encoding probable splicing factor, arginine/serine-rich 7, producing MAGGNQARVIQVTNIAPQATKDQMQTLFGNIGKIEEIRLYPTVRDVSCPVQSRICYVKYAESSYVPVAQHLTNTVFIDRALIVIPVLAIPEEYRALEMSKNGTIVPGLQRPDSKLPPEVINRIEGQSPQQVIKTYDPKLLDNNLPEYPALPSFYDSRKIEEIRRTIIVCDVKNEWRLDDLMECFQRAGEVKYARWAEKDSKTYCMIEFCDQPSIIHALKMQGQEFKGGYLNVYHSTDSITKPEAKSNEAAQAEIEEAMTIVKEAQNMISAAIDPVIGMLAKDKRRRSRSRSRSRDRRTSRSRSHRSRSRRRSRSRTRKRSRSKSKRRSRSHSRGSRSRKRSRSRKRSRSRRKSRSRSRSKRRSRSRDRRAKRSRSRHRRSTSRSRRSRSRTKRSRSRERKRSHRARDEKRSRSSRSRSKRRSPSLSTRSRSSRSKDIVPPLKSSSSSKRRSRTPDRKLKPITEDIEVKSTRSSVDSKPRKSVSVEKSDNMDISNSP from the exons ATGGCTGGTGGAAATCAAGCTCGCGTCATACAAGTGACGAATATCGCACCCCAGGCCACTAAAGATCAAATGCAGACCTTATTTGGTAATAttggaaaaattgaagaaatcagATTATACCCAACTGTGCGCGATGTATCATGTCCTGTGCAGTCACGTATATGTTATGTCAAGTATGCCGAAAGTAGCTATGTACCGGTGGCCCAACATCTTACTAACACTGTTTTTATTGATCGAGCACTTATCGTCATACCTGTATTGGCAATACCTGAGGAATACCGAGCATTGGAGATGTCCAAAAATGGCACAATTGTACCTGGGCTGCAGAGGCCCGATTCAAAACTGCCTCCGGAAGTTATAAACCGCATTGAGGGCCAGTCGCCGCAACAG gtAATAAAGACCTACGACCCCAAACTACTAGACAACAATTTACCGGAGTATCCGGCTTTGCCGTCTTTCTATGATTCTCGAAAAATTGAGGAAATACGTAGGACTATCATTGTATGCGATGTCAAAAATGAGTGGCGTCTAGACGATTTGATGGAATGTTTTCAACGCGCTGGTGAGGTGAAATATGCACGTTGGGCCGAGAAGGATAGTAAAACGTATTGCATGATCGAATTCTGCGATCAGCCAAGTATTATTCATGCTCTTAAAATGCAAGGACAAGAATTCAAAGGTGGATATCTGAACGTTTACCATTCAACTGATTCTATTACCAAACCGGAAGCAAAATCGAATGAAGCAGCGCAGGCGGAAATTGAAGAAGCAATGACTATAGTAAAAGAAGCCCAAAATATGATATCTGCTGCAATTGATCCAGTTATTGGAATGCTAGCTAAGGATAAACGTCGACGTTCTCGCTCACGTTCAAGGTCTCGTGATCGTCGTACTAGCCGTTCTCGTTCCCATCGTTCACGTTCAAGGCGTCGTTCTCGGTCTCGTACTCGTAAACGATCGCGAAGCAAGTCTAAGCGACGTTCTCGCTCACATTCTCGAGGTTCACGCTCACGCAAGCGTTCCCGTTCAAGAAAGCGTTCTCGCTCACGTCGTAAAAGTCGATCCCGTTCTCGTTCTAAACGTCGCTCACGTTCTCGCGATCGTCGTGCTAAACGTTCTCGTTCGCGGCATCGTCGTAGCACATCCAGATCGCGTCGTTCTCGTTCGCGTACCAAACGCTCACGATCACGAGAACGTAAACGTTCACACCGAGCCCGTGATGAAAAACGTTCCCGTTCTTCACGTTCACGCAGCAAACGCCGTTCACCATCTCTATCAACACGATCACGTTCAAGCCGCAGCAAGGACATTGTTCCACCCTTAAAGTCATCATCTTCGTCTAAACGGCGTTCGCGTACACCAGATCGCAAGTTAAAACCCATTACAGAAGATATTGAAGTTAAAAGCACACGATCTAGTGTCGATTCTAAGCCGCGAAAATCTGTTAGCGTAGAGAAATCAGATAATATGGATATATCTAATTCACCATAA
- the LOC129241030 gene encoding ribosome biogenesis protein SLX9 homolog has translation MVKVSKNIRMKAKASVAIAAANIKSHVRAAAKSDDSSITKDKLLLPKSPTNKRKTITKREKVRRKHKQLMNKFALIKKKRKEEAARRNREKTEVIGDLKPLKDALPSLDELFKLSKQKSDIKTGTKDIDESTRNNHTTKEEKKMNVQQKLKKKKEKLIRQVTSYTALLKDPDFKKNPRDAISYHIKYTHGLIDD, from the coding sequence atggTCAAAGTCAGCAAAAATATCCGTATGAAAGCCAAGGCATCGGTTGCGATAGCGGCCGCCAATATTAAATCACATGTGCGTGCAGCAGCAAAGTCAGACGATTCGAGTATCACGAAGGATAAATTACTATTGCCAAAATCACCAACAAACAAGagaaaaacaattacaaaacgAGAGAAAGTGCGACGGAAGCATAAACAACTTATGAATAAATTTGCATTGATAAAAAAGAAACGTAAAGAGGAAGCAGCACGCAGAAATAGGGAAAAGACGGAAGTTATTGGTGATTTGAAACCACTAAAGGATGCGTTGCCTTCTTTGGACGAGCTCTTCAAGTTGAGCAAGCAAAAATCGGATATAAAAACGGGTACCAAAGACATCGACGAATCTACCAGAAATAATCACACAACAAAAGaggagaaaaaaatgaatgttcAGCAAAagctgaagaagaaaaaagaaaaattaatacgcCAAGTCACTTCTTATACTGCTTTACTTAAAGATCcggatttcaaaaaaaatcctCGCGATGCCATTTCCTATCACATTAAATATACACATGGGCTCATTGATGATTGA
- the LOC129240350 gene encoding zinc finger TRAF-type-containing protein 1 homolog, translated as MADVESSAVVQQPSSAANSMSLNSIPLLASGELLGENSSAQVSLQQQQSQPVVGTVGGGNGGSAGTSSSSVTNSGSMVIDSAASENTSLVNSGVIGSGVVGGSNSASIGGGKMDTGEPPAKKQMLDHPSTSAGSGNSSSQHEKLEFRLGGILCCAVCLDLPKTAMYQCQMGHLMCAACFTHLLADGRLRDQIATCPNCRVEISKSTASRNLAVEKAASELPSECQYCNKEFPYKSLDRHEQYECQERPTNCKYSRIGCQWRGPNHETNEHERNCLHPTKSGYEVMAALEAHDANIKEEKKVFNTLIDLLSYEKIIFNDLQMKPYRTDEYVHKLFYETARFTAFSQQWVVKSRINNSQRDPHQSNERTITYQLILKTKTSTPMSIHFFALKGPFSDMKVATQIYKHEFTDQSSESDYYVLPLPDSSECNRLLSNKGINFRLLMFLLNK; from the exons atggctGACGTTGAATCAAGTGCTGTTGTCCAACAACCGTCTTCGGCCGCCAATAGCATGAGCTTAAATTCTATCCCACTATTGGCGTCCGGGGAGCTACTCGGCGAAAACAGCAGTGCCCAAGTAAgtctccaacaacaacaatcacaacCCGTTGTTGGCACAGTTGGTGGAGGTAATGGAGGCAGCGCAGGCACATCCTCGAGTTCAGTCACCAATTCGGGATCTATGGTAATAGATAGTGCAGCTAGTGAAAATACAAGTTTGGTTAATAGTGGAGTGATTGGTAGTGGTGTAGTGGGTGGTAGTAATTCGGCGAGTATTGGTGGGGGTAAAATGGACACCGGGGAGCCACCAGCTAAGAAGCAAATGCTCGATCATCCGAGTACATCTGCGGGGAGTGGTAATAGTTCATCGCAACACGAAAAGCTCGAGTTCCGTCTGGGAGGGATTTTATGTTGTGCTGTTTGCTTGGATTTGCCGAAGACAGCCATGTATCAG TGTCAAATGGGCCATTTAATGTGTGCCGCTTGTTTTACACATTTACTCGCAGACGGACG TTTACGTGATCAAATTGCAACTTGTCCAAATTGCCGCGTTGAAATTTCAAAGAGCACTGCATCACGTAATTTAGCTGTGGAGAAAGCCGCATCCGAGTTGCCCAGCGAATGCCAA TACTGCAATAAAGAGTTTCCTTATAAGTCGCTAGATCGGCATGAACAATACGAATGCCAAGAACGGCCTACAAACTGCAAATATTCACGAATTGGCTGCCAATGGCGTGGACCGAACCATGAAA caaatgaGCATGAACGCAACTGCTTGCATCCCACAAAATCTGGTTATGAGGTAATGGCTGCACTGGAAGCCCATGATGCCAATATTAAAGAGGAAAAGAAAGTGTTCAATACATTAATAGATTTATTGAGTTATGAAAAGATTATATTTAACG ATCTCCAAATGAAGCCCTATCGTACCGATGAATATGTACACAAATTGTTCTATGAGACAGCCAGATTTACGGCATTCAGTCAGCAGTGGGTGGTAAAGTCACGGATTAACAATAGTCAACGTGATCCGCACCAATCCAATGAACGTACTATAACTTATCAG ctaattttgaaaacaaaaacgagCACACCCATGAGCATTCACTTCTTTGCTTTGAAAGGGCCCTTCTCAGACATGAAGGTAGCTACACAAATCTACAAACACGAATTTACAGACCAA AGCAGCGAAAGTGATTACTATGTACTGCCTCTGCCGGATAGCTCCGAGTGCAATAGGCTCTTATCGAACAAAGGAATAAATTTCCG CCTGTTGATGTTTTtgcttaataaataa
- the LOC129242632 gene encoding cyclin-dependent kinase 8, with product MDYDFKMKTQMERTKVEDIFNYEGCKVGRGTYGHVYKAKWKERSDGKEYALKQIDGTGLSMSACREIALLRELKHQNVITLIRVFLSHNDRKVFLLIDYAEHDLWHIIKFHRAAKAAKKQVIVPRGMVKSLLYQILDGIHYLHSNWVLHRDLKPANILVMGDGNERGRVKIADMGFARLFNAPLKPLADLDPVVVTFWYRAPELLLGARHYTKAIDIWAIGCIFAELLTSEPIFHCRQEDIKTSNPYHHDQLDRIFNVMGFPQDKDWEDIKKMPEHHTLTKDFKRSTYSTCSLAKYMERHKIKPDSKAFHLLQKLLLMDPNKRITSEQAMQDPYFQEDPLPTQDVFAGMPIPYPKREFLTDDDQEDKTDNKRQQQQQQQQQQQQEPSAKRVRLSGPPGAGPQQQQVQQTQDFHHQQQQQQQMMFNQQQNFQQRF from the coding sequence ATGGATTATGACTTTAAGATGAAAACGCAAATGGAACGCACAAAAGtagaagatatcttcaattaCGAAGGTTGCAAAGTTGGACGTGGCACGTACGGCCATGTTTACAAAGCGAAATGGAAGGAGCGCAGCGATGGAAAAGAATATGCGCTAAAGCAAATTGATGGAACTGGATTGTCCATGTCAGCGTGTCGTGAGATTGCACTGCTGCGGGAGTTAAAACATCAAAATGTTATTACTCTCATTCGGGTGTTTCTATCTCACAACGACCGGAAAGTATTTCTTTTAATCGATTATGCTGAACATGATTTGTGGCATATCATCAAATTCCATCGAGCTGCCAAGGCTGCCAAGAAGCAAGTAATCGTTCCTAGAGGTATGGTGAAGAGTCTACTATATCAAATTCTGGATGGCATACATTACCTGCACAGCAACTGGGTTCTGCATCGTGATTTAAAGCCAGCCAACATTTTAGTCATGGGTGATGGCAATGAACGGGGACGCGTCAAAATCGCTGACATGGGATTCGCCCGTTTATTCAACGCACCTCTAAAACCGTTAGCAGATTTAGATCCTGTAGTTGTCACATTCTGGTATCGCGCACCGGAGCTGCTTCTGGGCGCACGTCATTACACGAAAGCAATTGATATTTGGGCAATAGGTTGCATTTTTGCTGAGTTGCTAACGTCTGAACCAATCTTCCATTGCAGACAAGAAGATATAAAAACGAGTAATCCCTATCACCATGATCAGTTGGATCGAATATTCAATGTAATGGGTTTTCCTCAGGATAAAGACTGggaggatataaaaaaaatgccggAACATCATACTCTAACGAAGGACTTCAAGCGTTCCACTTATTCAACATGCTCATTAGCTAAATATATGGAACGACATAAAATTAAGCCAGATAGTAAAGCATTTCATCTTTTACAAAAACTCTTACTAATGGATCCGAACAAGCGTATAACTTCTGAGCAAGCTATGCAAGATCCCTACTTTCAAGAGGATCCACTACCGACTCAAGACGTATTTGCCGGAATGCCTATTCCCTACCCAAAGAGAGAATTCTTAACAGATGATGATCAAGAAGATAAGACCGACAataaacgacaacaacaacaacagcagcagcagcaacaacagcaagagCCAAGTGCTAAACGAGTGCGCTTATCTGGACCTCCTGGAGCGGGACCACAGCAACAGCAAGTGCAGCAAACACAAGACTTtcatcatcaacaacaacagcaacagcaaatgaTGTTTAATCAGCAACAAAACTTTCAACAACGGTTCTAA